One window from the genome of Sulfodiicoccus acidiphilus encodes:
- a CDS encoding FHA domain-containing protein: MSWTCSICGGENEGDSPACTSCGVSRVEGTKNLPKQSSPPPSKLKVEFINGPSTLPGSKVELELSTFPKVTIGRGTENVIIVPDPEVSRKHATLYMEGDELFLEDSSSTNGTYVYDGESFKKVEKKTKLPQGAVVKLGSFTTLKFTAE, from the coding sequence ATGAGTTGGACTTGCTCCATATGTGGAGGGGAGAACGAGGGAGACAGCCCCGCCTGCACCTCTTGCGGGGTAAGCAGGGTGGAGGGTACAAAGAACCTTCCCAAACAATCCTCGCCCCCACCAAGTAAACTTAAGGTTGAATTCATTAATGGACCCAGCACGCTCCCTGGCTCCAAAGTAGAATTGGAACTGTCCACTTTTCCAAAGGTTACAATAGGAAGGGGTACAGAGAACGTGATAATAGTTCCAGATCCAGAGGTCTCGAGGAAACACGCCACGCTTTACATGGAGGGCGATGAACTCTTTCTCGAGGACTCCTCGAGCACTAACGGAACTTACGTTTACGACGGCGAATCCTTCAAGAAGGTAGAAAAGAAGACCAAGCTCCCTCAGGGAGCTGTAGTGAAGCTAGGTAGCTTTACCACGCTGAAGTTCACAGCGGAGTGA
- a CDS encoding VWA domain-containing protein — protein sequence MKLSISLSLETSHRHPYTQDVAMKFRLNVVPEKVVPTNDMHYMVLLDVSGSMEGVKLETAKKGVESLLAKIPEGNRATILTFSDDVRTVANFEEPRNVNLEFKAGGGTQLYAALRTAYAKFRERGKPGYMILLTDGKPTDVHESEAYSKIEVPSSLTVYAFGVGEDYNESILKSVVDSCGGKLYHLEDPETISQELPKATVTYVAAKDLTVEFRWPREVKILNYQGPPVRISAVQEVVKIYGETVLPANASGESLKAVVSYRDPTDGSVRIEEESVRLDDGDFLSGLNKDLMREYRYYELLKKYGDEVMTGELDQATKTLDMMKKVAEETRRVELVEATRRLTRSFESTRRLESTKRTSRLSKEVASEVTKALR from the coding sequence ATGAAATTGAGCATCTCCCTCTCCCTCGAGACCAGTCATAGGCATCCCTATACGCAAGACGTCGCAATGAAGTTCAGACTCAACGTCGTCCCAGAGAAAGTGGTTCCCACCAACGACATGCACTACATGGTTCTCCTAGATGTGAGCGGTTCAATGGAAGGAGTGAAGTTGGAAACTGCGAAGAAGGGGGTAGAGTCTCTTTTGGCCAAGATCCCAGAAGGTAATAGGGCTACTATCCTAACCTTCTCTGACGACGTCAGAACAGTTGCAAACTTCGAGGAACCACGAAACGTCAACCTAGAGTTTAAGGCTGGAGGAGGAACTCAGTTGTACGCCGCTCTCAGAACAGCTTACGCGAAGTTCAGGGAGAGGGGAAAGCCAGGATACATGATCCTTCTCACTGACGGCAAACCAACTGACGTTCACGAGTCCGAGGCCTATTCTAAAATAGAGGTCCCCAGCTCACTCACAGTTTACGCCTTCGGAGTAGGTGAGGACTACAACGAATCCATTTTGAAGTCCGTGGTAGACTCCTGCGGCGGTAAGTTGTACCACCTGGAAGACCCGGAGACTATATCCCAGGAGCTCCCTAAGGCCACCGTAACGTACGTTGCGGCCAAGGACTTGACGGTGGAATTCAGGTGGCCTAGGGAAGTCAAGATCCTCAACTACCAAGGTCCTCCAGTCAGGATATCGGCCGTCCAAGAGGTCGTAAAAATATACGGTGAGACAGTTCTTCCCGCCAATGCCAGTGGTGAGTCCCTGAAGGCGGTGGTGAGTTATAGGGACCCCACTGACGGATCAGTTAGGATAGAGGAGGAATCCGTCCGACTGGACGATGGAGACTTCCTAAGTGGTCTCAATAAGGACCTCATGAGGGAGTATAGGTACTATGAACTTCTTAAGAAGTATGGAGACGAGGTAATGACAGGTGAACTCGATCAGGCGACCAAGACTTTGGACATGATGAAGAAGGTGGCTGAGGAAACTAGAAGGGTCGAGCTGGTGGAGGCTACCAGAAGGCTAACAAGGAGTTTCGAGTCGACGAGAAGGCTTGAAAGCACAAAGAGGACGAGTAGGCTCTCCAAGGAAGTAGCAAGCGAAGTAACGAAGGCCCTGAGGTAA
- a CDS encoding protein kinase domain-containing protein, with protein sequence MRSLVFKIGDRGYVYRGSLYYVKTDFQVKNEVVGYVEENGKRKGVVIDLGKVREARDLFVDGYVDDLSSNLLADGKGNVYVWVNSPRLPMGSRFDVVEGVPIRKGDTRSLIKVMSLGETFVKYALSVSQNEEVLMEAVRKSSECRTVLQVFNKLQSFGREEALAAASCMEKEGMLREAARLYERFDEVKANELRRKLREEADRLISSGDLKAMAKAMELCPDYPEPAVKIGLELMRRGKTKEAIDYLIEAVKRGESLRNLSILGWALLKAGKEEEALRVLDRADALRRTPGIAFLRGIILEKVSPSKASKEFAFACSEGIAEACTRVVDVDDELEGTTLYGYHLRKLVGDGGMGKVYLAERKSRKFAMKVMKEDSKPRETLQEVAKLQQLSQHPNVIRIVGSYINDEYDPNFPPAIVTEYMEGGDLTNILVSKEYATLRGSVSWPQVVSHVFKEQAAALIHLHSNGYVHCDFKPSNVLFNVPLPYYGVEALDSLSTGKVVSKLSDLGSSVRIGEPVIHYTPFYAHPLQRFGVRADTTLDIYSLGVSLYVSLTGKYPTPDWLERELESAASGKLDKSEALREFHRAEPELSQVPPELRTVVYGALKQELTMEEIHRELKSFSEYEFPVELSKYPSSNKVL encoded by the coding sequence TTGAGGTCCCTCGTGTTCAAGATTGGAGACAGAGGGTATGTCTACCGAGGCTCCTTGTACTACGTGAAGACCGACTTCCAGGTAAAGAACGAGGTTGTAGGGTACGTGGAGGAAAACGGGAAGAGGAAAGGGGTCGTGATAGACCTAGGTAAGGTGAGGGAAGCGAGGGACCTCTTCGTCGATGGTTACGTAGACGATCTGAGTTCGAACCTACTGGCTGACGGTAAGGGTAACGTTTACGTCTGGGTCAACTCCCCACGATTGCCGATGGGTTCCAGGTTCGATGTAGTGGAGGGAGTTCCAATTAGAAAAGGGGATACTCGCTCTCTAATCAAGGTAATGTCTCTAGGGGAAACTTTCGTGAAGTACGCTCTATCGGTGAGCCAAAACGAGGAAGTTCTTATGGAGGCTGTAAGGAAATCCAGCGAATGTAGAACGGTTCTGCAAGTGTTCAATAAGTTACAAAGTTTCGGAAGGGAGGAGGCGTTGGCCGCAGCCTCCTGCATGGAGAAGGAGGGGATGCTGAGAGAAGCGGCCCGACTCTACGAAAGGTTCGATGAGGTCAAGGCCAACGAGCTCAGAAGGAAGTTGAGGGAAGAGGCCGATAGACTGATCTCGAGCGGGGACCTTAAAGCAATGGCCAAGGCGATGGAGCTGTGTCCAGACTACCCAGAACCAGCGGTGAAGATCGGACTGGAACTTATGAGAAGAGGGAAGACTAAGGAAGCTATAGATTACCTCATCGAAGCGGTGAAAAGAGGAGAATCCTTAAGGAACCTTTCTATACTGGGCTGGGCCCTCCTTAAGGCTGGGAAGGAGGAGGAAGCGTTGAGGGTCCTAGACAGGGCTGACGCACTCCGAAGGACACCAGGTATAGCGTTTCTTAGAGGGATAATCCTAGAAAAGGTTTCTCCATCAAAGGCATCGAAAGAGTTCGCCTTCGCGTGTAGTGAGGGGATAGCGGAGGCGTGTACCAGGGTGGTAGACGTAGATGACGAGTTAGAAGGTACAACCCTTTACGGGTACCATCTGAGAAAGTTGGTGGGAGATGGTGGAATGGGGAAAGTGTATTTGGCCGAAAGAAAGAGCAGGAAGTTCGCGATGAAAGTGATGAAGGAGGACTCCAAACCTAGGGAAACGCTACAGGAGGTGGCCAAGCTGCAACAGCTTTCACAACACCCTAATGTCATAAGGATTGTCGGGAGTTATATAAACGATGAATACGACCCAAACTTCCCGCCTGCCATAGTGACAGAGTACATGGAGGGGGGAGACCTCACTAACATTCTTGTGTCAAAGGAATATGCTACACTCAGAGGCTCGGTGAGCTGGCCTCAAGTCGTGTCCCACGTTTTCAAAGAACAGGCCGCTGCTCTAATTCACCTCCATAGTAATGGCTACGTTCATTGTGACTTCAAACCATCCAACGTACTCTTCAACGTTCCTCTCCCATACTACGGTGTTGAGGCATTGGATTCCCTGTCCACGGGCAAGGTCGTGAGTAAGCTCTCCGACCTAGGCTCCTCGGTGAGAATAGGAGAGCCGGTGATCCATTATACTCCTTTTTACGCGCATCCGCTTCAAAGGTTCGGAGTGAGGGCCGATACCACGCTAGATATCTATTCGCTAGGCGTCTCACTTTACGTGTCCCTTACGGGGAAGTATCCCACTCCTGACTGGCTAGAGAGGGAACTTGAATCCGCTGCGTCAGGAAAGTTGGACAAAAGCGAGGCGCTGAGAGAGTTCCATAGGGCAGAGCCGGAACTCTCTCAAGTCCCTCCAGAACTTCGGACAGTAGTCTACGGTGCCTTAAAACAGGAATTAACAATGGAGGAGATACACAGGGAACTCAAGTCCTTCTCGGAATATGAGTTCCCAGTAGAGTTGTCGAAATATCCCTCCTCTAACAAAGTTCTCTAG
- the priX gene encoding DNA primase noncatalytic subunit PriX yields the protein MDRRIKLHYPDGTLAGYAVYDGSSTKVYQIDEGRKKLLFQVRGIFPPPTVDYSWIDKVLEKGLGDGRKRFILYVASRYLVNVKSMDEETALDVLRKFYEIGGGVVYDAWLRSVIRGVKSRGLKPWSLSRVKRDDPDLFSQIQSVLSLGPRAKSREST from the coding sequence TTGGACAGGAGGATCAAACTCCACTATCCAGATGGTACCCTTGCTGGTTACGCTGTCTACGACGGTAGCTCCACTAAGGTCTATCAGATAGACGAGGGTAGGAAGAAGCTCCTCTTCCAAGTTCGCGGGATCTTCCCACCTCCTACAGTGGATTACTCATGGATAGACAAAGTGTTAGAGAAAGGACTTGGTGATGGGAGAAAGAGGTTCATTTTATACGTAGCAAGCAGGTATCTCGTCAACGTAAAGTCGATGGACGAGGAGACTGCATTGGACGTGTTGAGGAAATTCTACGAGATAGGAGGAGGGGTGGTCTACGATGCCTGGTTGAGGTCGGTTATACGTGGAGTTAAAAGCAGGGGACTTAAGCCATGGAGCCTTTCTAGAGTGAAGAGGGACGATCCAGACCTCTTCTCTCAAATCCAGAGTGTGCTTTCCTTAGGTCCAAGGGCTAAGAGTCGCGAAAGTACATAA
- a CDS encoding FAD-binding and (Fe-S)-binding domain-containing protein has product MIVEELRDRFGDNFSTELSERFSHSSDMGFVPHIVWAGVKINNIPDYVVYPKTADDVIDLVRIARKYKVPLTPYGRGTNRYGNAIPTEGGIVVDFSKMDFVEVNAGDKLATVGPGATWKVVDMHSQQKGMQLRTFPSSYDSTVGGGIAGDALGIGSYEYGFVSDNVAFVEMVSPRGELVRLQGGDLAVACGAEGTTGIIVKAGIRLRPFSATEAVTLSYDSFDEVIKAIGEFYKQLIPAWHVQVRGKAISTYMAEKYKAPVEPNKWNLVILYPSTRAALVEPKLKRLSLDTGGKLTTGEWTGWWSFNHGVIAAMRTKGLLIHQHGLVEYTKLKELIERLGRHLGELGRLEEDGGFDVDVALERRETLLVNAFTMSYLRPYDKKLIYELAKNTLMMEEMIAVGGSMLAVGMFVHQYAKNRLNVTSKTFTQLGVDRYEAMRQYKQQNDPDELMNPGKVFEPKERGRGVMDIARKQRDALSFRFAIGLAKALTSGGEVSGYQAVKRYMDVFVDYGMECIDCAMCITVCPQYRLIPQYPYAPKGMFDFVKGAISSYHIKGAVDVPLSAIAEISGCHKCGLCDGVCPAKIPISTLLVKLNNLVAKKIPEEKPVSLKLVDESVQEVVDPSSDIALWVGKSGIENLENALVTLKVLKTLGIKVRLIGTEGDSGFLDYISGNGSSLQRKVRKNVESLSSVNEILTVAPEDYKLFSEVYMDYSKVLGTEFRAVVTPLDSRLLEIVDIKGEEEVPLHVACFSQEYADEILRKLRERGFKVRKVEGCSGAQLEANLGRRADMMARTIGEKYKRVVTLCPFAAAKFRKVGIEAVTLTEFIASKLGISMEKRPEVALTPQVRDGLRDVLINSLRNNVLAVDQLVADTVAFATDEEEYKKMIDPVLAQAVDKVAEDVLKYMEKVVESTKGSSDASMLLTRKALVDVVLSSLSSINSEPLARELVEKVKEKATDSFDEQVVLRTLLSLITDKYNDLRVKIASSMNYS; this is encoded by the coding sequence ATGATTGTAGAGGAGTTAAGGGACAGGTTCGGAGACAATTTCAGTACTGAACTATCCGAAAGGTTCTCCCATTCGTCAGATATGGGGTTCGTTCCTCACATCGTGTGGGCTGGAGTTAAGATAAACAATATCCCAGATTACGTAGTTTATCCTAAGACCGCCGACGATGTAATTGACTTAGTCAGGATAGCGCGAAAGTACAAGGTACCCTTAACACCATACGGTAGGGGAACAAATAGATATGGAAACGCCATCCCCACAGAGGGAGGTATAGTGGTAGACTTCTCCAAGATGGACTTCGTCGAGGTGAACGCCGGTGACAAACTAGCCACGGTTGGGCCGGGCGCCACATGGAAGGTTGTCGACATGCATTCGCAGCAGAAGGGAATGCAGTTGAGGACGTTTCCCTCCTCCTACGACTCCACTGTTGGAGGAGGAATAGCCGGGGATGCGTTGGGCATAGGCTCCTACGAGTACGGATTCGTATCTGACAACGTAGCCTTCGTGGAAATGGTGAGTCCAAGAGGCGAACTGGTCAGACTTCAGGGAGGGGACCTAGCCGTAGCCTGCGGAGCAGAGGGAACCACTGGAATTATAGTAAAGGCGGGGATAAGGCTGAGGCCTTTCTCAGCGACCGAGGCTGTTACGCTCTCTTACGATTCCTTTGACGAGGTGATAAAAGCGATAGGGGAGTTCTATAAACAACTCATACCGGCGTGGCACGTCCAAGTGAGAGGGAAGGCGATCTCCACGTACATGGCCGAGAAGTACAAGGCACCTGTCGAGCCGAACAAATGGAACTTAGTGATCCTTTACCCGTCCACCAGAGCGGCGCTAGTGGAGCCAAAATTGAAGAGGCTTTCCTTAGACACTGGAGGTAAATTAACCACGGGGGAGTGGACGGGTTGGTGGTCCTTCAACCACGGAGTGATCGCGGCGATGAGAACTAAGGGGCTCCTCATACACCAACATGGACTGGTGGAATACACTAAACTGAAGGAACTGATAGAAAGGTTAGGGAGACATTTGGGGGAATTGGGCAGATTGGAAGAGGACGGTGGCTTCGATGTTGACGTAGCTTTGGAGAGGAGAGAGACTCTCCTTGTTAACGCATTTACAATGAGCTACCTGAGGCCTTACGACAAGAAACTCATCTACGAACTGGCCAAGAACACCTTAATGATGGAGGAGATGATTGCGGTAGGGGGTTCTATGCTTGCCGTGGGAATGTTCGTTCATCAATACGCTAAGAATAGACTCAATGTGACAAGCAAGACCTTCACACAGCTAGGAGTGGACAGGTACGAGGCGATGAGGCAGTATAAGCAACAAAACGACCCAGACGAACTGATGAATCCTGGCAAGGTTTTCGAACCCAAAGAGAGGGGCAGGGGAGTGATGGATATAGCCAGAAAGCAGAGGGACGCACTTTCCTTCAGATTTGCCATAGGACTGGCAAAGGCCCTGACTTCTGGAGGAGAAGTAAGTGGTTATCAAGCAGTAAAAAGATACATGGACGTGTTTGTGGACTACGGGATGGAGTGTATAGACTGTGCCATGTGTATCACTGTGTGTCCGCAGTACAGACTAATTCCCCAGTACCCTTACGCTCCAAAGGGGATGTTTGACTTCGTTAAGGGGGCAATCTCGAGTTACCACATAAAAGGGGCCGTAGATGTTCCACTATCAGCCATAGCTGAGATATCTGGGTGTCACAAGTGCGGTCTCTGTGACGGTGTGTGCCCCGCTAAGATACCTATATCCACCCTTCTGGTCAAGCTAAACAACTTGGTGGCCAAGAAGATCCCTGAGGAGAAACCGGTGAGCCTGAAGTTAGTAGACGAGTCGGTTCAGGAGGTAGTGGATCCTAGTTCGGACATAGCTTTGTGGGTAGGGAAGAGCGGGATAGAGAACCTAGAGAATGCCCTAGTTACTCTGAAGGTACTTAAGACCTTGGGAATAAAAGTCAGGCTAATAGGGACTGAGGGAGACAGTGGCTTCCTGGACTATATCAGCGGTAATGGTTCATCGCTTCAAAGGAAGGTGAGGAAGAACGTGGAGTCGCTCTCAAGCGTAAACGAGATCCTAACCGTGGCGCCTGAGGACTACAAACTATTCTCTGAGGTCTACATGGATTACTCCAAGGTCCTGGGCACTGAGTTCAGGGCAGTAGTCACGCCATTGGACTCTAGGCTACTCGAAATAGTCGACATCAAGGGAGAGGAGGAAGTTCCGTTGCACGTAGCCTGCTTCTCCCAGGAATATGCCGACGAAATCTTAAGGAAGTTAAGAGAGAGGGGATTCAAGGTAAGGAAAGTCGAAGGATGTTCGGGGGCTCAACTTGAGGCCAATCTCGGCAGAAGGGCAGATATGATGGCCAGAACGATAGGAGAGAAGTATAAAAGAGTAGTAACTCTTTGTCCCTTTGCCGCCGCCAAATTTAGAAAAGTGGGCATAGAGGCAGTTACTCTGACGGAGTTCATAGCCTCTAAATTGGGGATCTCCATGGAGAAAAGACCTGAGGTCGCCCTCACTCCACAGGTGAGAGACGGCCTCAGGGATGTACTGATTAACTCACTGCGTAATAACGTTCTAGCAGTAGACCAGTTAGTGGCCGACACAGTGGCCTTCGCGACTGACGAGGAGGAATATAAGAAAATGATAGACCCTGTGCTAGCTCAGGCCGTAGATAAAGTCGCTGAAGATGTGCTGAAGTACATGGAAAAAGTAGTGGAGTCTACTAAAGGATCCTCAGACGCATCGATGCTCCTAACGAGAAAGGCACTCGTGGATGTGGTCTTATCCTCGCTCTCCTCTATAAATAGTGAACCTCTAGCCAGAGAACTCGTGGAAAAGGTGAAGGAGAAGGCCACCGACTCGTTCGATGAACAGGTGGTACTTAGGACCTTACTCTCCCTTATAACTGACAAGTACAACGATTTACGGGTGAAGATAGCCTCGTCGATGAACTATTCATAG
- a CDS encoding TIM barrel protein → MAKVFLGPAGVPIAAQGKGTEEGIRKVKELGLNAMEVEFVQGVRMNQTTASRVGEVAREMGVRLSVHAPYFINLCSDENEKVEASKKRLLDTADRAERMGADAIAIHIAFYGKRGPEKCLRFVESQLGDVVDKARSAGAYSVKFGVETMAKETAVGTLDEVIELAKQIKGVIPYIDWAHTFARQGGQINYGDIIDRLVRELGLQHINSHFESVTPRKGKFVDVHRPIEYETPPFQPLAEALVRRDVSISLICESPKLEEDALKMKEVLERVGIKI, encoded by the coding sequence ATGGCTAAAGTGTTTCTAGGGCCAGCCGGTGTTCCTATAGCGGCCCAAGGTAAGGGAACTGAGGAAGGAATTAGGAAGGTGAAAGAACTAGGGCTCAACGCTATGGAAGTCGAGTTCGTGCAAGGAGTTAGGATGAACCAGACTACTGCCTCGAGAGTGGGTGAAGTAGCTAGGGAAATGGGAGTTCGCCTATCAGTTCACGCTCCCTACTTCATAAACTTATGCTCTGACGAAAATGAGAAGGTTGAGGCTTCTAAAAAGAGACTACTCGACACAGCGGATAGAGCGGAAAGGATGGGAGCAGACGCCATAGCGATTCACATAGCGTTCTACGGTAAGCGAGGCCCAGAGAAATGTCTACGATTCGTAGAAAGTCAGTTGGGTGACGTAGTTGACAAAGCGAGGAGTGCTGGAGCATACAGCGTCAAGTTCGGCGTAGAGACAATGGCTAAGGAGACTGCAGTTGGAACGTTAGACGAGGTCATAGAGTTGGCAAAACAAATTAAGGGGGTTATACCCTACATCGACTGGGCTCATACCTTCGCCAGACAAGGGGGACAAATAAACTACGGCGACATCATAGACCGACTTGTGCGCGAACTTGGACTGCAACATATAAATTCCCACTTCGAGTCAGTGACGCCAAGGAAGGGTAAGTTTGTAGACGTACATAGGCCGATTGAATACGAGACACCGCCCTTTCAGCCATTGGCGGAAGCCCTGGTTAGAAGGGACGTATCAATATCTCTTATATGTGAGAGTCCAAAGCTTGAGGAGGACGCCCTGAAGATGAAGGAGGTGCTTGAGAGAGTTGGAATCAAGATTTAG
- a CDS encoding phosphoglycolate phosphatase produces MVASDFDRTLSSEKDGFVMRREVVEEVNRFSKSYHFVVVTGRERKYMEVLAPGLNPTAWVMENGALLVHKVIDVNAPSNWPSVRTLVEQTLRRRGVRYSRGEVIIYVDGGRSQKLELDVKGASIEWNRNDAMIMPTGVNKGTGLTKLKEALNFQGKVIAVGDSENDFALFKVADFKVAVGNALPEVKREADLVLDEDDGEGVKKLLKMIEEDELKI; encoded by the coding sequence ATGGTGGCTTCCGACTTCGATCGGACCCTGTCGTCAGAGAAGGACGGCTTCGTCATGAGGAGAGAGGTGGTGGAGGAAGTCAATAGGTTCTCCAAGTCATATCACTTCGTGGTGGTGACAGGTAGGGAAAGGAAGTATATGGAAGTCCTAGCTCCAGGACTCAATCCCACGGCCTGGGTAATGGAGAACGGTGCCCTCCTAGTTCACAAAGTGATCGATGTAAACGCGCCTTCGAACTGGCCATCGGTGAGGACACTGGTGGAACAGACCTTAAGAAGGAGAGGTGTCAGATACAGTAGAGGAGAGGTCATAATCTACGTTGACGGGGGAAGATCTCAAAAGTTAGAACTAGACGTGAAAGGAGCGAGTATAGAGTGGAACAGGAACGACGCAATGATAATGCCGACCGGCGTTAACAAAGGTACTGGACTCACGAAATTGAAGGAGGCCCTGAACTTCCAAGGCAAAGTAATAGCGGTTGGAGACAGTGAGAACGACTTCGCCCTATTCAAGGTTGCCGATTTCAAAGTAGCGGTGGGAAATGCTCTCCCTGAGGTGAAGCGAGAAGCAGACCTAGTCTTAGATGAGGATGACGGTGAAGGTGTGAAGAAACTGCTTAAGATGATAGAGGAAGACGAATTGAAGATCTGA
- a CDS encoding sugar nucleotide-binding protein, with amino-acid sequence MIAVTDEGPFSRAITSDLEDEVRVVDTPWRVRELNPDFLIHTYEVGYYSRNRAEIWNVNVWRVLNMARAANSVGATNIFISSFMIFDGNKGMYTENSPPSPLNYYGVSKLAGEAAVAALGNYLILRLGLLYGSQIHSILSGMLRNMTIGRRTLCPQGFYVSPIGVKSLSKIISELVKARIKGIFNVATQRIDLYEFCRKLGELFGAEPSPVHVRKRDFSLDTWLLGTLGIKVSVNYDIKTTFGADD; translated from the coding sequence ATGATAGCAGTCACGGATGAGGGACCTTTCAGTAGGGCAATCACGTCTGACTTAGAAGACGAGGTGAGAGTAGTCGACACTCCGTGGCGAGTGAGGGAACTCAACCCCGACTTCCTCATCCACACATACGAGGTAGGATATTATTCACGGAACAGGGCTGAAATTTGGAACGTCAACGTATGGCGCGTTCTGAATATGGCCCGAGCCGCGAATTCCGTCGGGGCAACCAACATCTTCATTTCGTCCTTCATGATCTTCGATGGAAACAAGGGAATGTACACCGAGAACAGTCCACCGTCTCCCTTGAATTACTACGGAGTGAGCAAGCTCGCAGGAGAGGCGGCAGTGGCTGCCCTAGGGAACTACCTCATACTGCGATTAGGGTTACTTTACGGATCACAGATTCACTCTATTCTTTCAGGAATGTTGAGGAACATGACGATTGGTAGGAGAACCTTATGTCCTCAAGGGTTCTACGTGAGTCCCATAGGCGTGAAGAGTCTATCTAAGATAATAAGTGAGCTAGTGAAAGCTAGAATCAAGGGTATATTTAACGTCGCAACACAGCGAATAGACCTTTACGAGTTTTGCAGGAAATTGGGTGAACTTTTTGGAGCTGAGCCCTCGCCAGTTCACGTGAGGAAGAGGGACTTCTCCCTAGACACCTGGCTACTAGGGACGCTTGGAATAAAAGTCTCAGTCAACTACGATATAAAGACTACCTTTGGAGCTGACGACTAG
- a CDS encoding transcriptional regulator produces MKTRERDVYEHILHIALSSRRRGEVVVIFPAKCEECGFAFEPEKVRKPGRCPVCHSTKIDGPRFLVRESEWSP; encoded by the coding sequence GTGAAAACTCGGGAAAGGGACGTGTACGAACACATCCTCCACATAGCTCTATCCTCTAGGAGAAGGGGAGAGGTAGTGGTGATCTTCCCGGCCAAATGCGAGGAATGCGGATTCGCGTTCGAACCTGAAAAGGTTAGGAAGCCCGGAAGATGCCCAGTTTGCCATAGCACCAAAATAGACGGACCTAGGTTCTTGGTTAGAGAGAGTGAATGGAGCCCGTAA
- a CDS encoding HAD family hydrolase, whose amino-acid sequence MKAVYVDMGETLVSFKPRYHYPIYSKLREMGYDVTERQVFRAVSRQLGSRYFPNMDGLSELDYWELLTDMRILPRREVVQELEKLNLLSNSYELFPDSIDFLNYVRKRGARVIMVTNATSSFKRIVKSLGLEEHLDGIVASCEVGYMKPHPRIFRKAVDVGGEGIFIGDVYEIDYVGALRAGLTPILIDRENYYEDLNVRKVRDLSEAKELVDEMLKE is encoded by the coding sequence ATGAAGGCCGTTTACGTCGATATGGGAGAGACTCTAGTGAGCTTTAAGCCAAGGTACCACTATCCAATCTACTCTAAGCTAAGAGAAATGGGATACGACGTCACTGAAAGACAAGTGTTCAGGGCAGTCTCGAGGCAACTTGGATCAAGGTACTTCCCTAACATGGACGGACTTTCTGAGCTTGATTACTGGGAGTTGTTGACTGACATGAGGATATTGCCGAGGAGAGAGGTGGTACAGGAACTCGAGAAGCTCAACCTCTTATCCAACAGCTACGAACTGTTTCCAGATTCAATCGACTTCCTAAATTACGTGAGGAAAAGAGGAGCTAGGGTAATTATGGTCACCAACGCTACGAGTTCGTTTAAGAGGATCGTGAAAAGTCTGGGCTTAGAGGAGCACCTAGACGGTATCGTTGCGTCGTGCGAGGTGGGCTATATGAAGCCACATCCACGAATATTTAGGAAGGCCGTGGATGTAGGAGGAGAGGGAATCTTTATAGGTGACGTCTATGAGATAGACTACGTGGGGGCGCTCAGAGCAGGACTCACTCCGATCCTAATAGACAGGGAGAACTACTACGAAGATCTTAATGTCAGGAAGGTGAGGGATCTATCGGAGGCAAAGGAGTTAGTAGACGAGATGTTGAAAGAGTAG
- a CDS encoding METTL5 family protein, producing MSEVRGFHKPNLELEQYVTPPEIVSQLVWTAFLRGEVAGKKAVDLGCGTGRFCAALSYLGAECICVDVDPTTALRSNPKVSSRVNVVQAEVPHVEIRADVVFQNPPFGVHRRHADLMFLKNALKIAPVVYSIHKSDQGLRNIVIQLVENEGLFWEYITQSYPLRAQYSHHTRKSVPILVDIFYFKRKGK from the coding sequence GTGAGTGAGGTAAGAGGCTTTCACAAACCTAATTTGGAACTGGAACAGTACGTCACACCCCCAGAGATAGTGTCTCAGTTAGTCTGGACCGCGTTCCTTAGAGGAGAAGTAGCGGGTAAGAAGGCAGTTGACCTAGGTTGTGGAACTGGTAGGTTCTGCGCGGCCCTATCTTACTTGGGTGCTGAGTGTATCTGTGTAGACGTGGATCCCACGACAGCATTGAGGTCTAACCCGAAGGTCTCTAGCAGAGTTAACGTTGTCCAGGCGGAAGTCCCTCACGTGGAGATTAGGGCCGACGTAGTGTTCCAGAACCCTCCCTTCGGAGTTCACAGGAGACATGCAGACCTCATGTTTCTTAAAAACGCGCTCAAAATAGCCCCTGTAGTCTATTCCATTCATAAAAGCGATCAAGGCCTCAGGAATATTGTCATACAATTAGTAGAAAACGAGGGGTTATTCTGGGAATACATAACTCAAAGTTACCCATTGAGGGCACAGTACTCGCATCACACTAGAAAATCAGTTCCCATCTTGGTTGACATCTTCTACTTCAAAAGAAAGGGAAAATAA